The following proteins are co-located in the Sphingorhabdus lutea genome:
- a CDS encoding tryptophan halogenase family protein — protein sequence MKNIVIAGGGTAGWMAAAAFARFLSPNYNIILVESDDISTIGVGEATIPPIRTFNAGLGIDEREFIQKTKGSFKLGIIFDGWGRPDQKYIHAFGDMGRPLGLISYYQYWLRANLAGNISTLWDASPSAQAAYQNLYSHLALKNGGHSGVAWAYHFDAGLYAKFLREYSESRGVRRVEGKIVQVNNNGQNGNVDSLILENGDEISGDFFIDCTGFRALLIGENQGAKFDDWSHFLPCDGAVTVPCADNGPLKPYTISKAHKAGWQWRIALQHRVGNGHVFCSEYMSADEAQAILLAHLDGEPYEEPRHIKFTTGRRRQWVKNCLALGLSGGFMEPLESTSIYLIQTAIARFLSLLPSGPQCEILAQEFERQSQIEWQGIRDFLILHYYANQRKEPFWARCRALEIPQSLKDRINLFQQSGQIFRHDEELFTEAGWVQLMVGQGIMPRAYHPLANKLDDAQLAEFINISGAHARDIAGKMVDHREFINLLLDRKIEPKFTGHL from the coding sequence ATGAAAAATATTGTCATTGCCGGCGGAGGGACCGCTGGTTGGATGGCGGCTGCTGCATTTGCCCGCTTTCTTTCGCCCAATTATAATATTATTTTGGTTGAATCGGATGATATTTCCACCATCGGCGTGGGCGAGGCAACTATTCCGCCGATCCGCACATTTAATGCAGGATTGGGCATTGATGAACGCGAATTTATTCAAAAAACAAAGGGCAGTTTCAAACTGGGTATTATATTTGATGGCTGGGGACGGCCCGACCAAAAATATATTCATGCCTTTGGTGATATGGGCAGGCCGCTTGGCCTTATCAGCTATTATCAATATTGGCTGCGGGCCAATTTGGCGGGCAATATATCCACGCTTTGGGATGCCAGCCCCAGCGCACAGGCCGCATATCAAAATTTATACAGCCATTTGGCATTAAAAAATGGCGGGCATAGCGGTGTGGCATGGGCATATCATTTTGATGCGGGCCTTTATGCAAAATTTTTACGCGAATATTCCGAAAGTCGCGGGGTAAGACGTGTTGAGGGTAAGATAGTCCAGGTCAATAATAATGGCCAAAATGGCAATGTTGACAGCTTAATTCTTGAAAATGGTGATGAGATAAGCGGCGATTTTTTTATCGACTGCACCGGATTTCGCGCTTTGTTAATCGGTGAAAATCAGGGCGCAAAATTTGATGATTGGTCGCATTTTCTGCCATGTGATGGTGCGGTGACCGTGCCCTGCGCGGATAATGGGCCATTAAAACCTTATACCATATCAAAGGCGCATAAAGCAGGTTGGCAATGGCGCATTGCGTTGCAGCACCGCGTGGGCAATGGCCATGTTTTTTGCAGCGAATATATGAGTGCGGATGAGGCGCAGGCGATATTATTGGCCCATTTGGACGGCGAACCATATGAAGAACCGCGCCATATAAAATTTACAACGGGCCGCCGACGTCAATGGGTTAAAAACTGCCTTGCCCTTGGCCTGTCAGGTGGATTTATGGAGCCGCTTGAATCCACATCAATATATTTAATACAAACTGCGATTGCGCGATTTTTGTCTCTATTACCCAGCGGGCCGCAATGCGAAATTTTGGCACAGGAATTTGAACGACAAAGTCAGATTGAATGGCAGGGGATACGGGATTTTTTAATCCTGCATTATTATGCAAATCAACGAAAAGAGCCATTTTGGGCCAGATGTCGCGCATTGGAAATTCCGCAAAGTTTAAAAGACAGGATAAATTTATTTCAGCAATCGGGTCAAATTTTTCGCCATGATGAGGAATTATTTACCGAGGCTGGTTGGGTGCAATTGATGGTCGGGCAGGGGATAATGCCCCGCGCCTATCACCCGCTTGCCAATAAATTGGATGATGCCCAATTGGCCGAGTTTATCAATATTTCCGGCGCCCATGCGCGCGATATTGCCGGCAAAATGGTGGATCATCGCGAATTTATAAATTTATTATTGGACAGAAAAATAGAGCCTAAATTTACAGGTCATCTATGA
- a CDS encoding alpha-amylase family glycosyl hydrolase yields MTKLILLGLLSSAAIMGQSHGAMAAGHDIKTYDAKTQNILQDLRARPQSDEVIYFVLPDRFENGDTCNDNGGIKGDRLKTGFDPSHKGFYHGGDLKGLINRLDYIQGMGVTAIWFAPIFKNKPVQGPKNGESAGYHGYWVTDFTSVDPHFGSNEEFKAFVDAAHARGMKVYMDIITNHSADVLKTKECAEQNQCEYRSKADYPYTTLGGVDGPAINEGFMGDHIQTKENFEKLTNPNYAGTVMLAKEEANIKKPDWMNNPIYYHNRGDTTFQNESSQYGDFVGLDDFMTENPVVVDGFIDVYADWIEKYGIDGYRIDTARHVNHQFWQKFIPAILEKAKNKGIPNFHIFGEVYGDGVNPGYLAQFSRRDGFPALLDFSFQAAVRQAVGQDDGGTGLRTLFSQDILYEGGDIAAKALPTFLGNHDMGRLSGMIKQDRPGISNEELLKRVQLAHALLMTLRGVPTIYSGDEQGFVSDGNDQDAREDMFPSKTAVYNDNVLIGTNATTADSNFDMGHPIYQLISSLADIRSQHKALRSGDQKLRLYGEKSGIIAVSRFDPDDGSEYLLLFNSANENITANVEVDGASMNFENITGSCPKKISTTGSIKVQMAPLSFAICRAIIGAE; encoded by the coding sequence ATGACTAAATTGATACTATTGGGGCTTTTATCCTCTGCTGCCATCATGGGACAATCACATGGCGCCATGGCGGCGGGTCATGACATAAAAACATATGACGCAAAAACACAAAATATTCTGCAAGATTTGCGCGCCCGACCGCAAAGCGATGAGGTAATTTATTTTGTCCTGCCCGACCGTTTTGAAAATGGTGATACCTGCAATGATAATGGCGGGATAAAGGGTGACAGGTTAAAAACAGGATTTGATCCATCGCATAAGGGTTTTTATCATGGTGGCGATTTAAAGGGCCTGATTAACCGTTTGGATTATATTCAAGGCATGGGCGTGACCGCCATTTGGTTTGCCCCCATTTTCAAAAATAAACCGGTTCAGGGTCCCAAAAATGGCGAAAGTGCAGGATATCATGGTTATTGGGTAACCGATTTTACCTCTGTTGATCCGCATTTTGGCAGTAATGAAGAATTTAAAGCCTTTGTCGATGCGGCCCATGCGCGGGGCATGAAAGTGTATATGGACATCATTACCAACCATAGCGCGGATGTATTGAAAACCAAGGAATGTGCAGAGCAAAATCAATGTGAATATCGCAGCAAAGCCGATTATCCCTATACCACATTGGGCGGGGTGGATGGCCCAGCCATTAATGAAGGATTTATGGGCGACCATATTCAAACAAAAGAAAATTTTGAAAAGCTGACCAACCCCAATTATGCCGGAACGGTGATGCTTGCCAAAGAAGAAGCCAATATTAAAAAACCCGATTGGATGAACAACCCGATATATTATCATAATCGCGGGGATACGACATTTCAAAATGAATCCAGCCAATATGGCGATTTTGTTGGCTTGGATGATTTTATGACCGAAAACCCAGTTGTGGTGGACGGTTTTATAGATGTTTATGCCGATTGGATTGAAAAATATGGCATAGATGGATACCGCATTGACACTGCCCGCCATGTGAACCACCAATTTTGGCAGAAATTCATTCCGGCTATTTTGGAAAAGGCAAAAAATAAGGGCATCCCCAATTTCCATATTTTTGGTGAAGTATATGGCGATGGTGTAAATCCGGGATATTTGGCACAATTTTCGCGCCGTGACGGCTTTCCTGCATTGCTTGATTTTTCATTTCAGGCGGCGGTGCGTCAGGCCGTGGGGCAGGATGATGGCGGCACGGGATTACGCACATTATTTAGCCAAGATATTTTATATGAAGGCGGCGATATAGCGGCCAAGGCATTGCCAACATTTTTGGGCAATCATGATATGGGCCGATTATCGGGCATGATTAAACAAGATCGCCCCGGCATTTCAAACGAAGAATTGTTAAAAAGGGTGCAATTGGCCCATGCTTTGTTGATGACCCTTCGCGGCGTGCCAACCATTTATTCCGGCGACGAACAAGGATTTGTCAGCGATGGAAATGATCAAGATGCGCGCGAAGATATGTTCCCATCAAAAACGGCGGTTTATAATGATAATGTCCTTATCGGAACAAATGCAACAACAGCGGATAGTAATTTTGATATGGGTCACCCAATTTATCAATTGATTTCGTCATTGGCCGATATCCGAAGCCAGCATAAGGCGCTGCGTTCAGGAGATCAGAAATTGCGTCTTTATGGCGAAAAATCGGGAATTATCGCTGTATCGCGTTTTGATCCAGATGATGGCAGCGAATATTTATTATTATTTAACAGCGCCAATGAAAACATAACTGCCAATGTAGAGGTTGATGGCGCATCGATGAATTTTGAAAATATTACAGGAAGTTGCCCCAAAAAAATAAGCACAACAGGAAGCATTAAAGTGCAGATGGCGCCGTTAAGTTTTGCAATATGCCGCGCGATAATTGGTGCAGAATAA
- a CDS encoding alpha-amylase family glycosyl hydrolase, translating to MAQTAHEIIQPWWRGAAIYQIYPRSFADSNGDGIGDLPGITQNLEHISSLGVDAIWISPFFTSPMKDFGYDVADYCDVDPIFGTLDDFDNLVARAHSLKLKVTIDQVFSHTSDIHSWFTQSRSSRDNDKADWYVWADAKADGSPPNNWQSVFGGPAWTWDARRGQYYLHNFLSSQPQLNVHNIEVQDALLNVSKFWLDRGVDGFRIDALNFAMHDPQLRDNPPAPPSNKKRTRSFDFQLRQFNQSHPDIPIFIERIRALLDQYDGIFTVAEVGGDDAEREMKLFTHGDQRLNSAYGFNFLYAEKLTPALVREAVEQWPEETHIGWPSWAFENHDAPRAVSRWAAPQYRHEFAAMKIMLLACLRGNIIIYQGEELGLTQVDIPFDMLQDPEAIANWPLTLSRDGVRTPMPWDDKREFLGFGTVQPWLPFGDDHGAMAVNIQNNDENSILSLTRKAIRLRKEYAALRHGGIKILIANDDLLVFERHAEGQCISCIFNLGMETRHYMPVKPEKWQIIYNEGGNISQAGSWQIGAYGAMIMSNI from the coding sequence ATGGCACAAACAGCGCATGAAATAATCCAGCCATGGTGGCGGGGCGCGGCGATTTATCAAATTTATCCGCGCAGCTTTGCCGACAGCAATGGCGATGGCATTGGCGATTTGCCAGGTATAACCCAAAATTTAGAGCATATATCTTCATTGGGCGTAGATGCGATTTGGATATCGCCATTTTTCACATCGCCGATGAAAGATTTTGGATATGATGTCGCCGATTATTGCGATGTGGACCCCATTTTTGGCACATTGGATGATTTTGATAATTTGGTTGCCCGTGCCCATTCATTGAAACTTAAAGTCACTATTGATCAGGTATTTTCCCACACATCGGATATTCATTCATGGTTCACGCAAAGCCGGTCAAGCCGCGATAATGACAAGGCGGATTGGTATGTTTGGGCCGATGCAAAGGCCGATGGTTCGCCGCCCAATAATTGGCAATCAGTTTTTGGCGGGCCGGCATGGACATGGGATGCGCGGCGCGGCCAATATTATTTACATAATTTCTTGTCCAGCCAGCCACAATTAAATGTGCATAATATTGAAGTGCAAGATGCATTATTAAATGTCTCTAAATTTTGGCTTGACCGCGGGGTTGATGGCTTTCGCATTGATGCGTTAAACTTTGCCATGCATGATCCGCAATTGCGCGATAACCCGCCTGCGCCGCCATCAAATAAAAAACGGACCCGTTCTTTTGATTTTCAATTGCGGCAATTTAATCAATCGCATCCGGATATCCCAATTTTTATTGAACGTATTCGCGCATTGTTGGACCAATATGACGGTATTTTCACCGTGGCCGAAGTGGGCGGTGATGATGCAGAGCGCGAGATGAAATTATTCACCCATGGCGACCAAAGGTTGAACAGCGCCTATGGTTTTAATTTCCTTTATGCCGAAAAATTAACGCCGGCCTTGGTTCGTGAGGCGGTGGAACAATGGCCCGAAGAAACGCATATTGGCTGGCCAAGTTGGGCATTTGAAAATCATGATGCGCCGCGCGCTGTTTCGCGCTGGGCCGCGCCGCAATATCGACATGAATTTGCGGCGATGAAGATAATGTTATTGGCATGTTTGCGCGGAAATATCATTATATATCAGGGGGAAGAATTGGGCCTGACGCAGGTGGATATACCATTTGATATGTTGCAAGATCCCGAAGCAATTGCCAATTGGCCATTAACGCTTAGCCGTGATGGCGTTCGTACCCCCATGCCATGGGATGATAAACGCGAATTCCTTGGCTTTGGCACGGTTCAACCATGGTTGCCCTTTGGCGATGATCATGGCGCAATGGCGGTTAATATCCAAAATAATGACGAAAATTCAATTCTTTCTTTGACCAGAAAGGCAATAAGGCTGCGTAAAGAATATGCCGCGCTGCGTCATGGCGGAATTAAAATCCTTATCGCCAATGATGATTTATTGGTTTTTGAACGTCATGCAGAGGGCCAATGCATATCATGCATTTTCAATCTGGGCATGGAAACGCGGCACTATATGCCGGTGAAACCGGAAAAATGGCAGATAATATATAATGAAGGCGGCAATATATCACAGGCCGGATCATGGCAAATCGGTGCATATGGCGCGATGATTATGTCGAATATTTAA
- a CDS encoding glycoside hydrolase family 97 protein: MVSISLPQMAWGKDIETIKSPDEKAVLTISLDGDGRISYRLDRNGAAIIAPSKMGFLLTDNNPLNRGFTMISSQKSTVDEQWELPWGERQFVTNNHNEISIIFKDNQLTGNNAQNGDGRTMTLRFRLFNNGLGFRYELPKQNGLQSAKIADELTEFNIAQNGDAWWIQAGDWNRYEYLYQKSAINAVSTAHSPISMKLTDGTYIAFHEAALVDYSAMWLKRMEGNNFRATLSPSPSGPKVLRDTPFTTPWRTIRFADNAPGLYDNDLELNLNEPNKLGDVSWFKPHKYIGIWWEMHLDGSSWASGAKHGATTQNAIKHIDFAAKHGFRGILIEGWNKGWDGQWFGSGRDFSFTEAYDDFDLKKVTDYARKKGVHIIGHHETGGNIKIYEAQLSNAMKLYASLGIDAVKTGYVADAGGIIGPGENMQDEAFYWHDGQKMAQHHLKVVEEAAKNKIAVNPHEPIKDTGLRRTYPNWVSREGARGMEYQAWGEPANIPEHVPNLIFTRMLSGPMDYTPGVFSLKGKNGRDIESTLARQLALYLVIYSPIQMAADLPENLAAYPDALGFVEKVPVDWKETITLMGEIGDYAVQARQDKASKNWFVGGVTDEHERMVNVALSFLEAGRKYRATIYRDGDGASGLDKTRHNMVKESKIVESGDLLKLRIAPAGGFAIQLEYLP, encoded by the coding sequence ATGGTTTCAATTTCGCTGCCGCAAATGGCGTGGGGCAAGGATATTGAAACCATAAAATCACCGGACGAAAAGGCGGTTTTGACCATTTCATTGGATGGTGATGGGCGAATTTCATATCGGCTGGATCGTAATGGCGCGGCGATTATCGCACCATCAAAAATGGGTTTTTTACTCACCGATAATAACCCATTAAATCGTGGTTTTACCATGATTAGCAGCCAAAAATCCACGGTGGATGAACAATGGGAATTACCATGGGGCGAAAGACAATTTGTCACCAATAATCATAATGAAATATCGATTATTTTTAAAGATAATCAATTAACGGGAAATAATGCGCAAAATGGCGATGGGCGCACCATGACGCTGCGTTTTCGTTTATTTAATAATGGCCTTGGCTTTCGATATGAATTGCCGAAACAAAATGGGCTGCAAAGCGCGAAAATCGCCGATGAGTTGACCGAATTTAACATTGCGCAAAATGGTGATGCATGGTGGATACAGGCAGGTGATTGGAACAGATATGAATATTTATATCAAAAATCGGCAATCAATGCCGTGTCCACCGCCCATTCCCCGATAAGCATGAAATTGACCGACGGCACATATATTGCCTTTCACGAGGCGGCATTGGTTGATTATTCGGCCATGTGGTTAAAAAGGATGGAGGGGAATAATTTCCGCGCCACCCTGTCCCCATCCCCATCCGGGCCAAAGGTGCTGCGTGATACGCCCTTTACCACCCCGTGGCGGACCATAAGATTTGCCGATAATGCGCCAGGATTATATGATAATGATTTGGAATTAAATTTAAATGAACCCAATAAATTGGGAGATGTCAGCTGGTTTAAACCACATAAATATATTGGTATTTGGTGGGAAATGCATTTGGATGGCAGCAGTTGGGCATCGGGCGCGAAACATGGGGCAACAACCCAAAATGCCATCAAGCATATTGATTTTGCGGCAAAGCATGGCTTTCGCGGAATTTTAATCGAAGGATGGAATAAGGGGTGGGATGGCCAATGGTTTGGCAGCGGCCGCGATTTCAGCTTTACCGAGGCCTATGACGATTTCGATTTGAAAAAAGTTACCGATTATGCCCGTAAAAAGGGTGTGCATATTATTGGCCATCATGAAACCGGCGGTAATATAAAAATTTATGAAGCCCAATTATCAAACGCCATGAAATTATATGCGTCATTGGGCATTGATGCTGTTAAAACCGGCTATGTTGCCGATGCGGGCGGCATTATTGGGCCGGGTGAAAATATGCAAGATGAAGCATTTTATTGGCATGATGGTCAAAAAATGGCGCAGCATCATTTAAAGGTGGTAGAAGAAGCGGCGAAAAATAAAATTGCCGTCAATCCACATGAACCGATTAAAGATACCGGACTTCGCCGCACCTATCCCAATTGGGTCAGCCGCGAGGGCGCGCGCGGCATGGAATATCAGGCATGGGGCGAACCGGCCAATATTCCTGAACATGTTCCCAATTTAATCTTTACCCGTATGTTATCCGGCCCCATGGATTACACACCAGGTGTATTTTCATTAAAGGGTAAAAATGGCCGTGATATTGAATCAACCTTGGCCCGGCAATTGGCGCTATATCTGGTCATTTATTCGCCCATTCAAATGGCGGCGGACCTGCCGGAAAATTTGGCGGCCTATCCCGATGCATTGGGATTTGTTGAAAAAGTTCCCGTGGATTGGAAAGAAACCATCACTTTAATGGGTGAAATTGGCGATTATGCGGTGCAAGCACGCCAAGATAAGGCAAGCAAAAATTGGTTTGTTGGCGGTGTTACCGATGAACATGAACGCATGGTCAATGTTGCATTATCATTTTTGGAGGCAGGCCGTAAATATCGTGCGACCATTTACCGCGATGGTGATGGAGCTAGCGGGCTTGATAAAACGCGCCATAATATGGTCAAGGAAAGTAAAATAGTCGAAAGCGGCGATTTATTGAAATTGCGCATTGCGCCGGCGGGTGGATTTGCCATTCAATTGGAATATCTACCCTAA
- a CDS encoding tryptophan halogenase family protein, translating to MSMTPPKSIIILGGGTAGWMAANLLAHHWSDRGVKITLIDSADIGIIGVGEGSTPQLKAFFDILGVTERQWMPQCNATYKLGINFEGWSNRHGFDRYFHPFQSELDGQILPAFYYNALARRTARNVPAHPDLFFLPTKLARMGNGPIAKNGYPHQLSYGYHFDAHLVGQFLKKLALDRGVRHLDRKINSASLNTMGEIDAIIDEDGGEYRADFFIDCSGFRALLIQKSLNEKFISYGDMLFNDSAVVMPTLPAMAADKGPNNYTGARALSSGWLWNIPLTNRTGNGYVYSSHYQSDDKAEIEFRTEIGALEDKGHVRHLKMKVGRVENSWVKNCMALGLSQGFLEPLEATAIHIVLATMEKFIAQYNNPENTDIADAQAIFNEDIGRRYDGICDYIVAHYKLNQRHDTQYWRDNAQNQNLSPSLKQIITTWFTAGDLTREIGRQNISSYYSSLSWHCLFSGYGIFPMEDKMIPAGDDIRHYDMQEIENFLADHADNFPSHAELLGKL from the coding sequence ATGTCCATGACGCCTCCAAAATCCATTATCATATTGGGAGGCGGCACGGCGGGATGGATGGCGGCAAATTTGCTTGCCCATCATTGGAGCGATAGGGGGGTGAAAATCACCCTTATCGACTCCGCTGATATTGGCATTATTGGCGTGGGGGAGGGGTCAACCCCCCAATTAAAGGCGTTTTTTGATATTTTGGGCGTGACGGAGCGGCAATGGATGCCGCAATGCAATGCGACCTATAAATTGGGTATAAATTTTGAAGGATGGTCAAATCGGCATGGGTTTGACCGCTATTTTCATCCCTTTCAATCTGAATTGGATGGGCAAATATTGCCTGCATTTTATTATAATGCATTGGCGCGGCGCACGGCCCGCAATGTGCCCGCTCATCCTGATTTATTTTTCTTGCCCACAAAATTGGCCCGCATGGGCAATGGGCCGATTGCCAAAAATGGTTATCCACATCAATTAAGCTATGGTTATCATTTTGATGCTCATTTGGTGGGGCAATTTTTGAAAAAATTGGCGCTTGATCGGGGTGTTCGCCATTTGGACCGTAAAATAAACAGCGCATCACTTAACACCATGGGAGAAATTGATGCGATTATTGATGAAGATGGTGGTGAATATAGGGCCGATTTCTTTATCGATTGTTCGGGTTTTCGCGCCCTGTTAATTCAGAAGAGTTTGAACGAGAAATTCATATCCTATGGCGATATGTTGTTTAATGACAGTGCGGTGGTGATGCCGACATTGCCCGCAATGGCGGCGGATAAAGGGCCAAATAATTATACAGGTGCGCGGGCATTATCATCGGGTTGGTTATGGAATATCCCTTTGACCAATCGGACGGGCAATGGTTATGTATATTCCAGCCATTATCAAAGTGATGATAAAGCCGAAATTGAATTTCGAACAGAAATTGGCGCGTTGGAGGATAAGGGACATGTCCGCCATTTAAAGATGAAGGTGGGCCGTGTTGAAAATAGCTGGGTCAAAAATTGCATGGCCCTTGGCCTGTCCCAAGGCTTTTTAGAGCCATTGGAGGCGACGGCAATTCATATTGTGTTGGCGACCATGGAAAAATTCATTGCGCAATATAATAATCCAGAAAATACAGATATTGCGGATGCGCAGGCCATTTTTAACGAAGATATAGGCCGCCGTTATGACGGTATTTGTGATTATATTGTCGCGCATTATAAATTAAACCAACGTCATGACACCCAATATTGGCGGGACAATGCGCAAAATCAAAATTTGTCGCCATCGTTAAAACAAATAATAACAACATGGTTTACCGCAGGTGATTTGACACGCGAAATTGGGCGGCAAAATATTTCTAGCTATTATTCGTCATTAAGCTGGCATTGCCTGTTCAGCGGATATGGAATTTTCCCAATGGAGGATAAAATGATTCCCGCTGGGGATGATATTCGCCATTATGATATGCAAGAAATCGAAAATTTTCTGGCCGACCATGCGGATAATTTCCCCTCTCATGCTGAATTATTAGGCAAATTATAG
- a CDS encoding MFS transporter has translation MKSITSLLRSRFFLPLFITQFLNAFNDNFYRMAMVIMVTYTIYSDPTQEAQFNALAGGLLMLPFFLFSAIAGQLADGIDKTKIIKMVKSAEIFIMLLGALGIHLHNIPILLAAMFLMGLHSTFFGPIKYGILPQHLKEDDVLAGTGFVEAGTYIAILGGTILGGILQPDDAAIGIIIVAIVGRISAQFVPPAPPETGQAPLKIDWNIFRASWRLIRDTMHVRRLFLAIMSISLFWAIAAILGAQFPPMVKNGLHGDNTVATLFTAIFSIGIAIGSIIISKLLNGKVSAKYAPISVIVMGLFVLDLWWSIGNWQIISGDALNWREFLSLAQGDRILIALLGISVTGGMFVVPLYAFLTTTVERSKTASTIAANNIVNSGSMVLGVVTYGQMAGLGVPITDTLFLVAAMCIISAWLAWKLHKACD, from the coding sequence ATGAAAAGTATCACTTCACTGCTCCGCAGCCGTTTTTTCCTGCCGCTTTTTATCACGCAATTCTTAAATGCCTTTAACGATAATTTTTATCGCATGGCCATGGTCATCATGGTTACATATACCATTTATTCCGACCCCACGCAGGAGGCACAATTTAACGCGCTGGCGGGCGGGTTGTTAATGCTGCCTTTCTTTTTATTTTCCGCCATTGCCGGACAATTGGCCGATGGCATCGACAAAACCAAAATCATTAAAATGGTGAAAAGTGCGGAAATATTCATCATGCTATTGGGGGCATTGGGCATCCATCTGCACAATATTCCCATTTTGTTGGCCGCCATGTTTTTAATGGGCCTGCATTCCACATTTTTCGGGCCGATTAAATATGGTATTTTACCCCAACATTTAAAGGAAGATGATGTTCTGGCCGGCACCGGATTTGTGGAGGCGGGAACATATATTGCCATTTTGGGCGGCACCATATTGGGCGGCATATTACAGCCCGATGACGCAGCAATCGGCATCATCATCGTTGCCATAGTCGGCAGGATAAGCGCACAATTTGTGCCCCCCGCCCCGCCAGAGACAGGCCAAGCGCCATTGAAAATTGATTGGAATATTTTTCGGGCCAGCTGGCGTTTAATCCGTGATACCATGCATGTGCGCCGTTTATTTTTGGCGATTATGTCGATTAGCCTGTTTTGGGCCATTGCCGCCATATTGGGCGCACAATTTCCGCCCATGGTGAAAAATGGCCTGCATGGCGATAATACGGTTGCGACTTTATTTACCGCCATTTTTTCCATCGGCATTGCCATTGGATCGATAATAATCAGCAAATTGTTAAATGGTAAAGTATCGGCCAAATATGCGCCAATATCGGTTATTGTCATGGGTTTATTCGTGCTGGATTTATGGTGGTCAATTGGCAATTGGCAAATTATTTCGGGCGATGCGTTAAATTGGCGGGAATTTTTATCCCTGGCCCAGGGGGACAGGATTTTAATCGCGCTATTGGGGATTTCGGTTACCGGCGGTATGTTTGTTGTGCCATTATATGCATTTTTGACCACCACGGTTGAACGATCCAAAACAGCCAGCACCATCGCCGCCAATAATATTGTGAACAGCGGGTCTATGGTTTTGGGCGTTGTGACTTATGGTCAAATGGCGGGGCTTGGCGTGCCGATTACCGACACATTATTCCTTGTCGCGGCCATGTGCATTATCTCTGCATGGCTGGCGTGGAAATTGCATAAAGCATGTGATTAA
- the pgsA gene encoding CDP-diacylglycerol--glycerol-3-phosphate 3-phosphatidyltransferase, which yields MLSLPNILTLSRIFAVPILVFLLWPGSLPDFGYFFRVDYGLAFLLYALMAITDYFDGYLARAQGAVSRLGIFLDPIADKIMVAAVILMLVFTRDIDDWHVIAALIILLREIIVSGLREFLAGIQVSVPVSNLAKWKTTFQLLALGGIILAGALPQYEILKDAALLTLWGAAVLTLITGWDYLRIGVRHMD from the coding sequence ATGTTAAGCTTACCCAATATTTTAACGCTGTCGCGTATTTTTGCTGTGCCAATTTTGGTATTTCTGCTGTGGCCGGGTAGCTTGCCCGATTTTGGTTATTTCTTCCGCGTGGATTATGGGCTGGCTTTTCTGCTTTATGCTTTAATGGCGATTACTGATTATTTTGATGGATATTTGGCGCGGGCTCAGGGCGCGGTATCGCGGCTTGGCATTTTTTTAGATCCGATTGCGGATAAAATCATGGTTGCTGCGGTCATTTTAATGTTGGTATTTACTCGCGATATCGATGATTGGCATGTTATTGCGGCGTTGATTATTTTGCTGCGTGAAATCATTGTGTCGGGGCTGCGCGAATTTTTGGCGGGTATTCAGGTTTCCGTTCCCGTGTCCAATTTGGCAAAATGGAAAACCACCTTTCAATTATTGGCCCTTGGCGGGATTATTTTGGCCGGCGCATTGCCCCAATATGAAATTTTAAAGGATGCGGCGCTGCTTACCCTGTGGGGGGCGGCAGTTTTAACATTGATTACTGGTTGGGATTATCTGCGCATTGGTGTGCGGCATATGGATTGA